The Candidatus Binatia bacterium nucleotide sequence AGTTTCGGGAAGTACTCCCGATAGCGGCGCGGATCGCGGGTGAGGAGCGGCAATTCCGCCAGCGCGGATCCTCCTCGAAGATATCGATCAGGACATCGCTGTCCACGAGCACCGGTCCGGAGGTCGGCAGGCCCTTCATTCTCCATCCCCGCGCAGAACTTGCATGATTCGATCGGTTGTCCAGCCCTTGAAGCGGGGGTTGTCGGCCGCGCCGCGGGCCCGCGCGATGGCCCGCTCCCCGCGCGTCGTGGCCTTGCCGCGCGTCCGGAGAATCACCTGCCCGCGGCGGTACTCGAATTCGACCTCGCTGCCGGGCAGCAGGTGCGCCTTCTCGCGAATCTCCTGGGGAATCGTCACTTGGCCCTTGCTGGTGACACGCATGAACATCTCCATCGTAATACCAACCGTCGGTAAGAGTATTACCCTCTACGTCGCCCGGCGCAAGGCGCGCGTGGAGTCGGCCTTGTCGCCCTCGCCAAATTCGAGCCGGGAGTGTATGCACCTTCTCATTTCGTCCACGGAAACGCGGAGGCTTGACCTATGTCGATGCTCGTACGGAGAGTGCCGCTGGCACTCGTGCTCCTCAGCGCGCTCCACCTGCCTGCCGCCCGGGCGTTGACGCCCGGACAAGCTTGCGAGAAGGCCGCCACGGATCGATTGCGTACCTGCGTGGCCGCGGTCGGCAAGCGCACCCTCGCCTGTTATCGCGACACCGGCGCCACATGCACCCCGGGCGACGCAGCGATCGCCACCTCGCTGGCGACCGTCGCGGCGATGGCGATGCTGAAATGCCCCGACACCGCCACGGTCACCGCCGCGGGCTACAGCGCCGCGCTGACCCCGGCCGGTTTGATCGCCCGCCTGCAGGAAGCCTGCAAGAGCGCCATCGCCAGCCTCGAAGCCCGCTCGTTCGGCGGCCCGCACGCGGCAGTTCGCAGCACCAACCCGAGCGATCGGTCCTGTCTCGACTTCGCCTTCACGAAAGGGCGAAAGCACATCGAGTCGGCGCTCCGCACTCAGAGCAGATGCCTGCTGAACGAACACAGAGGTAGGCCGTGCGACGCCACCCGGGTCAACGCCAGGCTTGCCAGCCGCGAAGCGGCAAGCACCACGAGCATCAGCCGCAAGTGCCCCAGTCTGCAGGAGCTGGTTGCCGTCGATGCCGCCACTTTCACCGCGCGCGCATCGGCTCAGGCGCGCGGTCTCGTCGCCACCGCCCACGGCGCGACGGCC carries:
- a CDS encoding AbrB/MazE/SpoVT family DNA-binding domain-containing protein translates to MRVTSKGQVTIPQEIREKAHLLPGSEVEFEYRRGQVILRTRGKATTRGERAIARARGAADNPRFKGWTTDRIMQVLRGDGE